The sequence GTCGTCGTACTTAACGGCAAACTCAATGGCTTCTACTTTCTTAAAGTAATCATCATCCAACTTTCTTACCGTTCCTGGCTCGAACAATGGTTCCTTTTGGTAAACTGATTGATATTTATCCATTAATGGACCGATAATATCGAAAGCGTATAACTCTTCTCTTTCAGCTTCTTTTTTAATATACGCCCGCATATCCGGCTTTACCAGGGTGTAAACAATAAGCCCCTGGTTTAATTTCGCTAAGGAAATCACTTCGTCGATATGTTCCAGGTCCTCTACATACGGAAAGCGTTTAATGACCGTATTGGAACCATTGAATTGGCTAATCGCCGCTTTTGTGACTAGTTCAGCAGTTTCACCCACCGAGTCGGAAACAACATAGATGATCGGTTCTCTCACGATCGTTCACCACCTTCTAATATTCATCTGCTAATGCTACAAATGCTTTCGTGATATTGGTTTTCGTAATTCTGCCTATTACCTCTAAATCGCCTTTTTCTGTTTTCTTAATCACAGGAACAGAGTCAATTTGCTTATGAATCAAGTCTTTGGCTACGCCTATTAGCTGGTCATCTTTTTCACAGACGGTAATATTGGGCATTCTCGTCATAATAATATTCACCGGCAAGGTACTAAGTTCCTGCTTCCCGATGCTCGCTCTTAAAAGATCCTTACGAGATAGAACTCCAACTAAATACGTATTGGCATCGACTACAAATAATGTCCCTACGTCCTCCAGGAACATTGTAACAATGGCATCATACACAGAAACATTTTCATTTACCACTACAGGAATCGATTGATAATCCTTAACATATATTTTGTTAAGGTTTTCTGTCAACAGCTGCGTTCCTGTTTTCCCTGTATAGAAATATCCCACTCTGGGACGGGCATCAAGGTAACCCGCCATGGTTAGAATGGCTAGATCAGGTCTGAGAGTTGCCCTGGTCAAGTTTAATTGATCGGCGATTTGTTCACCAGTGATAGGTCCGTTGTCTTTAACTATTTGTAAGATATGTTCTTGACGCTTATTAAGTTCGATTGTTACTCACCACCTAACGAACAGACTATTTATGTTATACTTTATATGAAATATTATATACTATTTAATCGAAATGAAAAGAGCATATTATCATTCTATTGTGTCAACACTATATTTTAAATTTCACTTTACAAAGAGTATCTTTTTTTAAAACAAACTTCAAATCTTTTCTCTTCATGAGATCAATAGTTGTTTTTATTCAAGCATCATGATAAAATATCTTCATCTTACAACCAATAATGCTATGACGGATCGATAAGTACTTGCTGCACTCAAGCGACCAGGGAGGGTGAAAGCCTGGAAAGCAAGGAAACGGCAATCCCGAGCTATTTAAACTTTAAAAGTGGGTATACATGTATGACACGTATATCAACTAGGGTGGAACCGCGAGTATCAAGCTCGTCCCTAGGCCATGCGCCTAGGGACGAGCTTTTTTATTTTATTTACATACATGATGAAAAGGAGTGACTTTTATGTCAATGGAACAAGTAGTAAATTTAGCGAAGCATCGCGGATTTGTTTTCCCGGGTTCTGAAATTTACGGAGGACTTGCTAACACGTGGGATTACGGTCCATTAGGTGTAGAATTAAAAAACAATATTAAAAAAGCATGGTGGAAAAAATTCGTACAGGAGTCCCCTTACAACGTGGGTCTCGATGCAAGTATTTTAATGAATCCACAAACCTGGGTAGCCTCTGGTCACGTTGGAAACTTCAACGATCCAATGATCGACTGTAAGCAGTGTAAAACACGCCACCGTGCAGACAAAATCATTGAAAATGCCCTTGAAGAAAAAGGTATTGAAATGATAGTGGATGGACTTTCGTTTGAGAAAATGGAAGAAATCATCAAGGAGCACAGCATAGCGTGCCCGGATTGCGGAAGCCAGGACTTCACGGATATCCGTCAATTCGATTTAATGTTTAAAACTCACCAAGGCGTTACGGAATCTTCAACAAACGAAATCTATTTACGCCCTGAAACGGCTCAAGGAATCTTTGTCAACTTCAAAAATGTGCAGCGTTCCATGCGTAAGAAAATGCCATTTGGTATTGCACAAGTCGGAAAAAGCTTCCGTAATGAAATTACACCTGGTAACTTCACATTCAGAACACGTGAATTTGAACAAATGGAACTGGAATTCTTCTGTAAACCAGGCGAAGACCTCGAGTGGTTCTCTTACTGGCGTGAATTCTGTAAAAACTGGTTACTTAACCTGGGAATGAACGAAGATAACATGCGTTTACGCGATCATGATAAAGACGAATTATCCCATTACAGCAATGCAACTACGGATATTGAATACAAATTCCCATTCGGATGGGGAGAGCTTTGGGGCGTAGCAGATCGTACAGACTTTGATCTAAAGCGTCATATGGAACATTCCAATGAGGATTTCCATTACATGGATCCTCAAACAAACGAAAAGTATGTACCATACTGTATCGAACCGTCTCTCGGAGCAGACCGTGTAACTCTTGCGTTCCTGTGTGATGCCTTTGAAGAAGAGGAGCTTGAAAATGATTCACGTACAGTGCTTCGTTTCCATCCGGCACTGGCTCCATTCAAGGCTGCGGTACTGCCGCTTTCGAAGAAGTTGTCTGATGATGCATTCAAGGTGTATGAAGAATTATCACAGGATCTTATGATTGACTTCGACGAAACAGCATCAATCGGTAAACGCTACCGTCGTCAAGATGAAATCGGTACACCATTCTGTATCACATTTGACTTTGACTCCGTTGAAGATCGTCAAGTGACCGTGCGTGACCGTGACACAATGGATCAGGTAAGAATGCCTATCAGCGAAGTTAAAGCATTTTTACAGGGAAAAATTCAATTTTAAAACCTAAAGCGGAGGGGCTTTGCCCAGAGGCGACAAGCATAAGACGAACATACCGGAAAGGCGTTCTTTGCCTTTTTGGTATGTTTGACTTATGACCTCGAGCCTCTAAGCCCCGGAGCTTGCAGACACATAAAAAACAGGCCCATTCACATATCGTGAATGGGCCATTTCTATATAATCACAAGCAGCTTTATAAGCTAGAATAAGTCCTTTAGGTTATCCATTTGGTCGAGGAACCTTCTGGATTTTAATGTTAAACCTGAATTTTCATCGTAATAAGTCCTGATTACCCGCTTCAATTGAAGTTTTGTTTCATCTTTTACCGATATATTTCCCAATCGATTGAGATCAAAATAGTAAAATACCCTCAGAAGCTTCACAGTGCTTTGTGAGATCGGAAAATGATGAGGATCTTCACTTAGACAGCGATGACAGATGAATCCATTTTCTTTAAAGGAAAAGGCGAACTCACCATCAGCTTCCCCGCATACACTACATCCATTCAAATGAGGATACAGCCCCAATACCGGGAGCATCTTCATTTCAAATATGTGCATAAGAATCTCAGGATCATAGTCTTCATTTAAATAGTGAATGGTCTTGTAAAGCAATTCAAATAGAAATGGGTTCGGTTTCCGGTCCTCCGTCGCTTTGTCGAGAAGGTCGACGATGTAAGTGGCATAAGCCGTCTTAAACAAATCTTCCCTTACATGCCTTAACGATTCAACCATCTCTCCCTGTTGGAGAGTCCCCAGCCCACTTCCTTTAATAAAAAGGAAATAACCATATGTAAACAATTGTGAAATGGCGGATAGACGGCTATTAGGTTTCTTTGCCCCTCTAGCCATCAATCCAATCTTTCCGAATTCTCGTGTGTATATGGTAACAATTTTGTTCGACTCACCGTAATGATTCGTTCGAATAACGATTCCTTCACACTTCTGTAGCATATAGCCACCTCCCGATATCAATCCACCCGGGTGATGACAAACTTATCACGTTAAAGGAAAATCAACTTCCGCTGTTTCTTCTTCAAAGCTGTAAGGATCCTCAACCGTCTCCTTTTCAAGCTCCTTAAAAAGTAAATAGGTGTCTATACTTCCTGTCTGCGAAAAAAATTTCCATGTTAAGTCTAACATAAAAAACCCACCTTTCTGGATTTAAACTAGCAAGACTTCATAAGCTTTCTTGTGATTAGAATGAGCATTTTCTCTCTAAAAGATGTGGCCTAAATATTGTTAATTTAATCATCAATATTCGTCATCGCTAAAGCCAAAGTCACGAAGGGTGGAAGATCGGTTCCTCCAATCCTTTTGGACCTTCACCCATAGTTCAAGATAAACCTTTGATCCCAATAGGTTCTCAATGTCTACACGGGAACGCTTTCCAACTTCTTTAAGCATGGATCCCTGTTTTCCAATCACAATTCCTTTTTGTGAATCTCTCTCCACAATAATGGTGGCGATAACATCGATAAGATCCTTCTCTTGCTTTCTCTCCATTTTATCGATTACGACTGCAATACTGTGAGGGATCTCTTCCCTTGTCAGATGCAGGACCTTCTCACGAATGAGTTCTGAAACGATGAAACGTTCCGGATGGTCGGTAATTTGATCAGCCGGATAGAATTGAGGTCCTTCTGGTAATTGATCCTTTAATAGTTGCAAAAGATTATCTACGTTATTTCCTTCAAGTGCTGAAATCGGAACAGTCGCCGCGAAAGGAAACAGGTCATTGTATTGTTGAATCATTGGCAATAACGCATCTGGATGGATTTGGTCAATTTTATTCAGAATAAGGAAAACGGGTGTTTTTACCCCTTTTAACTTCTCAATAATGAAATGATCCCCTTTTCCTAATCCTTCTTCAACATTGACCATGAACAAAATGACGTCCACTTCTTTTAAAGTGTTCTGAGCAATCTTCATCATGAAGTCTCCCAGTTTGTGTTTCGGTTTGTGTATCCCTGGAGTGTCGATGAATATCATTTGTGCATCATCTGTCGTGTAAACTCCCTGAACTTTGTTTCGTGTTGTTTGAGGCTTATCACTCATAATCGCAATCTTTTGACCGATTACACGGTTCAGGAAAGTGGATTTCCCAACGTTCGGTCGTCCGATGATGGAGATGAAGCCTGATTTGTATTCTGTATTACTTCCAATATTACTCATTTAAATCCTCCGGTGAAAAAGCTCCTGGTAATAGTTCTGCAACGGTTAGTTCTTCCACATCGCCTTTAAGATTTGTCAGTACGACTTTCATTTCTTTCGGGCATAATT is a genomic window of Rossellomorea sp. y25 containing:
- a CDS encoding helix-turn-helix transcriptional regulator, producing the protein MELNKRQEHILQIVKDNGPITGEQIADQLNLTRATLRPDLAILTMAGYLDARPRVGYFYTGKTGTQLLTENLNKIYVKDYQSIPVVVNENVSVYDAIVTMFLEDVGTLFVVDANTYLVGVLSRKDLLRASIGKQELSTLPVNIIMTRMPNITVCEKDDQLIGVAKDLIHKQIDSVPVIKKTEKGDLEVIGRITKTNITKAFVALADEY
- a CDS encoding glycine--tRNA ligase gives rise to the protein MSMEQVVNLAKHRGFVFPGSEIYGGLANTWDYGPLGVELKNNIKKAWWKKFVQESPYNVGLDASILMNPQTWVASGHVGNFNDPMIDCKQCKTRHRADKIIENALEEKGIEMIVDGLSFEKMEEIIKEHSIACPDCGSQDFTDIRQFDLMFKTHQGVTESSTNEIYLRPETAQGIFVNFKNVQRSMRKKMPFGIAQVGKSFRNEITPGNFTFRTREFEQMELEFFCKPGEDLEWFSYWREFCKNWLLNLGMNEDNMRLRDHDKDELSHYSNATTDIEYKFPFGWGELWGVADRTDFDLKRHMEHSNEDFHYMDPQTNEKYVPYCIEPSLGADRVTLAFLCDAFEEEELENDSRTVLRFHPALAPFKAAVLPLSKKLSDDAFKVYEELSQDLMIDFDETASIGKRYRRQDEIGTPFCITFDFDSVEDRQVTVRDRDTMDQVRMPISEVKAFLQGKIQF
- the recO gene encoding DNA repair protein RecO, whose product is MLQKCEGIVIRTNHYGESNKIVTIYTREFGKIGLMARGAKKPNSRLSAISQLFTYGYFLFIKGSGLGTLQQGEMVESLRHVREDLFKTAYATYIVDLLDKATEDRKPNPFLFELLYKTIHYLNEDYDPEILMHIFEMKMLPVLGLYPHLNGCSVCGEADGEFAFSFKENGFICHRCLSEDPHHFPISQSTVKLLRVFYYFDLNRLGNISVKDETKLQLKRVIRTYYDENSGLTLKSRRFLDQMDNLKDLF
- a CDS encoding YqzL family protein → MLDLTWKFFSQTGSIDTYLLFKELEKETVEDPYSFEEETAEVDFPLT
- the era gene encoding GTPase Era, with translation MSNIGSNTEYKSGFISIIGRPNVGKSTFLNRVIGQKIAIMSDKPQTTRNKVQGVYTTDDAQMIFIDTPGIHKPKHKLGDFMMKIAQNTLKEVDVILFMVNVEEGLGKGDHFIIEKLKGVKTPVFLILNKIDQIHPDALLPMIQQYNDLFPFAATVPISALEGNNVDNLLQLLKDQLPEGPQFYPADQITDHPERFIVSELIREKVLHLTREEIPHSIAVVIDKMERKQEKDLIDVIATIIVERDSQKGIVIGKQGSMLKEVGKRSRVDIENLLGSKVYLELWVKVQKDWRNRSSTLRDFGFSDDEY